ACAAACATTTTGAATGCCGCATCGCCTGCTTTGGTAATGCTTCTTTCCCCATTGCCCGTAACGAAGGTGATAACCGGAATTTCAGATGGCGTTACCAGTCTTTTCAGCGCCGCGGTAAATTCCTGCTCGGTGGGATATATCCTGACATCATTGTAATACCGGAGGAAGGTTTTTTTGTCGCCATACTGCAGCAGCCGCACGAGACGGTTTTCTTCCGGGCCGAGGTCCACCGTTTTTTTGATCTCCTCCGGCGGCAGCACTTTTTTGTAATTGAGGTCCTGTATATCAGCTACTTTTTTTGCGATGGCAGCATCGCTTTCGCCCGGATAATTTTTATAGAGCCCTTTGTTGTTGGAAAAATCGTAGTAATACACGTAGTCCATTTCCATATCCGGCATAAACCGGCGGTAGGGCGTGAGTATCCGTTCATCCGCGCTTTTCTTTTCCGGCGCGCCGAGATAGTAATTATTATCGAGGATGTTTACATAGGTGGTGACCTTCAGCGGCTGATCCATTTTCCCGATCAGCTCACGGCTTTGGGGGCCGAGCGTATGGGTTTTGGTAGCTGTCATATCGATATAACCCGTGAAGGCCGGGAGAGAACTGATATAGCCAATCAGGAAGCATAGTCCCGTCAGCCCGAGATACCTGGCGGTACGGGCAAAGGTTGATCTTGCTTCCCGCTGGTCCTGCAGCCGCATGCCGGTGATGGCCAGGAAAAAGCCGATCACGATGAAAAAGTACACCGTATCCTGCGAACTGATCAACCCGAAAATAAATTGTTCTGTTCTGCCTGCAATGGACATGAAATAGGTGATATGCCGCACGGCATCATTGCCCTGGAACAGGCCGCCGATAAAGTTAAGCCCCGCCAGCACCGCCAATGTACTGATAGCCGCTACTACCTGGTAAGTGGTGAGGGAAGACATGAACAGCCCGATGGCCGCGTAGGCACAGATCAGGAGGTACAATCCCATCGCGCCGGACATTAACAGCGTCCAGTCGATATGCTCAATAAAGAATGAACCGGAGATAGCATATAAACAAATGATGACCAGCAGCAGAGCGCCATATCCCATCATGGCGACAAATTTTCCCAGCACAATATCCCTGACCTTGATGGGAGAGGATAGCAACAGTTTGATGGAACCGCTGTGCATTTCCCGGCTGATCAGCCCCATGGTTAACAACGGGATATAAAAGTACAGCGTGCTCTTTACACCGGGGTAAAACCCTTCCTGCAGGCCGGCATATACCATGGCGGTGACATCTGAGAAGTGATTGCCCATTCGCTGCGCCCTGCCTATCATTTGCAGATAGTATATAAAATTCACCCCGATCTGTATGGGGAACACAATTAAAATGAGCCAGGCTACCGGTGAGTGGAACAGCAGGCTCAGTTCCTGACGGGCTATTCTGATGATTAATTTCATGGTTGTTGGGCGGGTTTAGATTTTTTATTGGATAGCTGTGCGAAGATGGCATCGAGCGAACTCTTCTCCAGCATGATTTCCTTCAGGCGCCATCTCCGCTGAACGCTTGTTTCCACAATGCTTTCAGCGATGTCGGCAGCGGGCTCGAATCGTAACCGGATGGTTTTCTCCGTCAGGAATTCAACCGCTTTGATGCCTTTGATGGCTCTCAGCTCATTTTCTTCCGGCGGGTTTTCCAGCGTAGCAATGAGGCTGTCCGGTTCGATGTAATTGTTGAATGATGCCATACTGTCCTTGAACACGATTTTCCCGCCTTCGATCATAATGATATCCTGGCAGGTAGCCTGTATTTCCGAAAGGATGTGCGAAGAGAAGATCACGGCACGGTCGGTAGCTATTTCTTTGATCAGCTGCCGCACTTCCAGTATCTGGTTGGGATCGAGACCATTGGTGGGTTCATCCAGCACAACCAGCAATGGCTTATGGATGAGTGCCTGGGCAATGCCCACCCTTTGCCGGTAACCGCCGGAAAGGTTCCCGATGAGCCGCTTGCTGAAATGCGCTACGCCGCATCTTTCCTTTACCATATCCACGGCCGCTTTTATCCGGCGTTTCTCTATCAGCCGGAGATGTGCGCAGAAGTTGAGGTATTCATCTACCGTTTGTTCAAGGTAGAGCGGCGCATTTTGCGGGAGAAAACCGATCCTTTTCTTGGCCTCTTCCGGGTGCGTTCGCATATCAATACCCTCGATCAGCACCTGCCCCTGGGTTTGGCTTAACACGCCGCAAAGGATGTTCATGGTAGTGGATTTACCCGCGCCATTGGAGCCGAGCAATCCTACAATACCTTTTTTATTGATCTCGAAACTGACATCTTTCACCGCCCAGTCTTTGCTGTAGCGGTGTGACAGCCCTTCAATTTTAACGATGTTGTCTTGCATGTGCGATTTAATTAGTCAATAGGAAGTGAATGACGCCGGAATAACCGGCGTCATCATGGAATAGGGAAGACAGGGAAGTATTTATGGGTTCAGCGGCCAGTCCGGGTTGAACGCAGTGGCGGTTGGCCACAGCTGGCGCAGGTACTTATCGCTGCCTGGCAGCAATTCGTACTCGATGCCTTCGGCGGTATGCCGGATGGTTTTCTGAAAACGGGTTTCTTTGTTCAGGCGCTTCAGATCAATGACCCGCATCCCTGTGAACGCCAGTTCCCGCCTTCTTTCTTCCAGCACAAAACGCAGCACGCGTTCTGCATCATTGCCGAAGTCTTCCGGCGCAAAGACCTCATAAGCAGCCGGAGTGATCCTGTTCAATCTTAGTTTGTTGACATCGGCCAGCGCATCTCTCAGTTTATTGTCACGCGCCAGGCATTCCGCGCGGATCAGGTACATTTCCGGCACATTGAGATAGTTGCTGTAATAATCTCCGCGCAGGAAAAGCTTCACTCCGTACCTCGACATGTAATTGAACGGCGGTGCGGGCGGCCATCCATCAGCGTAGTATAATGTCCAGCGTTTATCGTCATCTGTAAAGAGGGCGCTCAGTTCCGGAGAGGCGCACACATCCATGCCCAGTCCGAATGGCCGGAGGAAATGCCGGGCCACGATGGTTTCGGGATTGAGCTGCCCATCCGGTATGTCCGTCCATCCCAGCGGCGCTCCCGGCACATTCGGGAAAGGCCCGGGGATAATGATATTGTAATCATTCATGTTGGCCAGTTCGCTTTGCAGGGATAGTGCGGAGTCAGCATTCTTTTTTGCATTAACGTAGTCCCCCATGAAAAGGTAAGCCCGGGCGAGCAGTGCAAACCCGCCGGCTTTGCCGGCCCTGAATTTCGTCAGTTTATTTTTCAAAGGCAGGTCAGCGATGGCGGCGTTGGCATCGCTCAGTATCTGGTCGTATACTTCCTTCACGGTATTCCTTACAAACTTCGCATTAATGTCCGCGATCGTTGCAATGGGTATACCCGGCTCAGAGGCGGCTGTCGCGGCATCGTAATGATGCGCGTACACATTCACCAGTTGCAGGTGTTCCATCGCGCGGCCGAGGTAAGCCTCCGCGCGAACACTTTTTTTGTTGGCTTCCGATCCTTCAGTAGCCTCCATGATGTTGTTGATGATGCTGTTGTAGTAGAAGATCCTTTTATAACCCTCGCTCCACAGAAAATCATTGGCGCCCTGCTCGTACGGAGAAGAGTTGAAGGTATAGATCTGCCGGCCCCACAACTGCTGCTTGGTGTACAGGTTGCCCGGTTCTCCTTCCGGCAGGAAAGCGTCGTCGGACAGGAGGTCCCAGAAGTAATCGCCAAAGTTCACAATGGTGCCGGAGTTGAGCATATTCTCGTAGTCGGCCACGGTTGCCGGGATGAATTTGTCTTTCGGTTTTATATCCAGAAACTTCGTGCAGCCGGATAACGTTAGTATGCAGATGATGATATACAGATGTAGTTTCTTCATGATTCCTCGTTTTAGAATGTGATATCTATTCCGGCCATGTAAACTGGCATCACCGGCAACCTTCTGTTAGCGTACTGGCTGGCGATCTCGTAAGCCTCAGGATCGATCCCAACGGAGTTGTTCACCCAGCGGAAAGGATTTTGCACCTGCAGCGTCAGTTTGGCGGAGGAGAGTTTTTTGATGCGGGACAGCATGGGCGCAAAATTGTAGGAAAGCGCAATGTCCCTTACCTTGACAAAATCTGCTTTGAGCACATTTTGATCGGACGCATACCAGATAAGCGTGTAATAGCTGCCGCCATTACCCTTCAGGTCTGGCGCAGGCGCCATGCCGGGAATATTTTCATCGCCGGGCTGGCGCCAGAAATTCATGGCCCTGGCATCTACATTCCTGTTGAGGGAGCCGTAGTTAAGCGCCGGCACCACATCTCTCATCACATGACCGCCGTTGGCGATGATCATGATGCTGAGCGAAAGCTGCTTGTAGGAAAAGCTGTTGGTGAAGCCGGAAGTATATTTGGGACGCAGCGTACCGCTGTATACGAGGCCGTTGATGTCCGTCATATTCGCAACGATGGTACCGGTCTGATCGTAGTTAGTGACCACTTTTCCGGCAGCATCATATACCCTCATGGAGCCGTTGGTGGGGTCAAGTCCGGCAGACCGGAAGCTGAACACCGCGTCCATCGGGTAGCCGATACGGTTTACACCGTATCCTCCCGTGAGAACAAGGTAGGTCTCTCCGAGTGTATTGATCTCGGTCATCCTGTTCTTGTTGAAACTTATGGACAGCGTGCTGCTCCAGGTAAAGTGTTGTTTTACGATATTCCGGGTGTTGAGCGCCAGTTCGATGCCTTTGTTGTTCAGGCTGCCGTAATTGATCAGGGCGCTTGGGAATGCATTCGTAGGGTCGATGGCTTTTTCTCCCAACAGGTCTGTGGTGTTGCGGATGTAATAATCTATTGAGCCGGACACGCGGTTATTCAGCACGGTAAAGTCAATACCAACGTTAGTAGTAGCGGTGCGCTCCCATCTTAACAATTTGTTGGGCGGATAGATGATATCGGTGGCGGTGGCATTGGCTTCGGAAAAGAAGGTTGACCTTGCCTGCAG
This genomic stretch from Chitinophaga sp. XS-30 harbors:
- a CDS encoding Gldg family protein; this translates as MKLIIRIARQELSLLFHSPVAWLILIVFPIQIGVNFIYYLQMIGRAQRMGNHFSDVTAMVYAGLQEGFYPGVKSTLYFYIPLLTMGLISREMHSGSIKLLLSSPIKVRDIVLGKFVAMMGYGALLLVIICLYAISGSFFIEHIDWTLLMSGAMGLYLLICAYAAIGLFMSSLTTYQVVAAISTLAVLAGLNFIGGLFQGNDAVRHITYFMSIAGRTEQFIFGLISSQDTVYFFIVIGFFLAITGMRLQDQREARSTFARTARYLGLTGLCFLIGYISSLPAFTGYIDMTATKTHTLGPQSRELIGKMDQPLKVTTYVNILDNNYYLGAPEKKSADERILTPYRRFMPDMEMDYVYYYDFSNNKGLYKNYPGESDAAIAKKVADIQDLNYKKVLPPEEIKKTVDLGPEENRLVRLLQYGDKKTFLRYYNDVRIYPTEQEFTAALKRLVTPSEIPVITFVTGNGERSITKAGDAAFKMFVNELTFRGALINQGFNVDTVNLANADIPAATSVLVIADPKTAIPPVAQARLDEYIASGRNLFVITEPGSQEILRPVLQQLDVQAGEMPVLEESRDYAPDFILSRFTDSAGSIAPRLAAYKADSAVVSMVGAVSLQYGQQQGFHTIPLLVSKNGQALAIAAERKVQGKTQRIIVAGDADFMSTGELGRRKPYIWNQPMITEMFRWFTYGAFPVNTGAIKSKDVIDSDDKGILMMRVFFFGVIPGCLLIFATVLLIYRKRR
- a CDS encoding ABC transporter ATP-binding protein — its product is MQDNIVKIEGLSHRYSKDWAVKDVSFEINKKGIVGLLGSNGAGKSTTMNILCGVLSQTQGQVLIEGIDMRTHPEEAKKRIGFLPQNAPLYLEQTVDEYLNFCAHLRLIEKRRIKAAVDMVKERCGVAHFSKRLIGNLSGGYRQRVGIAQALIHKPLLVVLDEPTNGLDPNQILEVRQLIKEIATDRAVIFSSHILSEIQATCQDIIMIEGGKIVFKDSMASFNNYIEPDSLIATLENPPEENELRAIKGIKAVEFLTEKTIRLRFEPAADIAESIVETSVQRRWRLKEIMLEKSSLDAIFAQLSNKKSKPAQQP
- a CDS encoding RagB/SusD family nutrient uptake outer membrane protein; amino-acid sequence: MKKLHLYIIICILTLSGCTKFLDIKPKDKFIPATVADYENMLNSGTIVNFGDYFWDLLSDDAFLPEGEPGNLYTKQQLWGRQIYTFNSSPYEQGANDFLWSEGYKRIFYYNSIINNIMEATEGSEANKKSVRAEAYLGRAMEHLQLVNVYAHHYDAATAASEPGIPIATIADINAKFVRNTVKEVYDQILSDANAAIADLPLKNKLTKFRAGKAGGFALLARAYLFMGDYVNAKKNADSALSLQSELANMNDYNIIIPGPFPNVPGAPLGWTDIPDGQLNPETIVARHFLRPFGLGMDVCASPELSALFTDDDKRWTLYYADGWPPAPPFNYMSRYGVKLFLRGDYYSNYLNVPEMYLIRAECLARDNKLRDALADVNKLRLNRITPAAYEVFAPEDFGNDAERVLRFVLEERRRELAFTGMRVIDLKRLNKETRFQKTIRHTAEGIEYELLPGSDKYLRQLWPTATAFNPDWPLNP